The Anabrus simplex isolate iqAnaSimp1 chromosome 1, ASM4041472v1, whole genome shotgun sequence genome window below encodes:
- the RpS30 gene encoding ubiquitin-like FUBI-ribosomal protein eS30 fusion protein produces the protein MQLQIRGQGTHIIECVGEESIAQIKERVAALESIPAEEVSLFCGGSPLADDALVSGLQCLSLDVSVSLKGGKVHGSLARAGKVKGQTPKVDKQEKKKKKTGRAKRRIQYNRRFVNVVQAFGRRRGPNANS, from the exons ATGCAGCTGCAGATCAGAGGACAGGGAACTCACATTATTGAGTGTGTTGGCGAGGAATCAATTGCACAAATAAAA GAACGTGTTGCAGCCTTAGAGAGCATTCCTGCTGAAGAAGTATCTTTGTTCTGCGGTGGATCCCCTCTTGCAGATGATGCTCTTGTGTCTGGACTCCAGTGTCTCAGTTTGGACGTGAGTGTTTCCCTTAAGGGAGGTAAAGTCCACGGATCCCTTGCTCGAGCTGGAAAAGTCAAGGGACAGACTCCAAAG GTGGAcaaacaagaaaagaagaagaagaaaactgggcGGGCCAAGAGACGCATCCAGTATAACCGCCGATTCGTGAATGTTGTGCAGGCGTTCGGACGAAGGAGGGGACCTAATGCAAATTCGTAA